The Hujiaoplasma nucleasis DNA window AACGGAGATGAAACAACGTTAGAGCCTACAGATGCTCCAACGACTACTGAGGAACCTACAGAAGAACCTACAGAGGCTCCAACTGAAGAACCTTCAGAATTTCAAGTTGACGGAGACTTTACAGCTTTTGATATTCATGAACACAGTAATGGTTCACCAATGATCACATCTGTAACAGTTACTATTGAAAATGGAGAAGTTGCTGGTTTCTATATCGATGCATTACAATCAAATGGAACAACATTTGAATGGAATCCTAAAACTAAAAAAGAATTAGGCGATGCTTATGGTATGGTTGATAGAGGTGGCGCTATTGCAGAGTGGTATGAACAAGCTGCTTTAATCGAAGCATATTGGTTAGCTAATGGTTTTGATTCAGTAACAGTTGATGAATCAAATGTTATCGACAATGTTGCTGGTGTTACTATTAAAGATGGTAATTATACTACTTTAGCAGCTGAAGCAATTCAATTAGCTAAGGATGGAAAATTCCAAGCTTATCATCCATCTATGTCTCATGGCAAACCACAAGTTACATGGGTTGAAATGACAATGAATACCAATGGTACAATCGAATCAATGATGTTAGACGTTTTACAATCTACAATTACTGAAGGCGCATTTGCTTGGAATGAAAAATCTAAACAAGAATTAGGCGACGAATATGGTATGGTAGAACGTGGTGGCGCTGAGTACGAATGGTACGAACAAGCAAACTTTATTACAGATTTCGTGATTGAAAATGGATTTGACGCTTTAGAAACTATAGAAGTTGAAGGATCATTAGAATTAGACAATGTTGCTAACGTTTCAATCACAGTTGATGATTATATGGTTGTATTAAGAGATGTAAACATTAAAGCTGGTGAAAGAGAAATGTTCCCGTTAGACGGAGAATTTACTGCTTTTGATGTTCACCTACACAGCAATGGTGCTCCAATGATCACATCTGTAACCGTGACTATTGAAAATGGACAAGTTGTTGCTTATTATATTGATGCATTACAATCAAATGGAACTACATTTGAATGGAATCCTAAAACTAAAAAAGAATTAGGCGATGCATACGGTATGGTTGATAGAGGCGGAGCTATCGCTGAATGGTATGAACAAGCTGCTTTAATCGAAGCATATTGGTTAGAAAATGGAGTTAAGTCAGTTACCACTGATGAATCTACAGTTATTGATAATGTTGCTGGCGTTACTATAAAAGATGGTGGATATACTGCTTTAGCAGCTGAAGCTGTTGAATTGGCTAAAAATGGAATTTTCCAAGCTTATACACCTTCTATGTCTCATGGAAAACCTCAAGTGACATGGGCTGTATTAGAAATGAAAGTTAATGGAGCAATTGAAAACTTAACATTAGACGTTTTACAATCTACAATTACTGAAGGCGTATTTGCATGGAATCCTTTAACAAAACAAGAATTAGGTTATGACTACGGTATGGTTGAAAGAGGCGGCGCTGAATACGAATGGTTTGAACAAGCAAATTTCATTACTGATTTCGTTATTGAAAATGGTTTTGACGCTTTAGAGACTATAGAAGTTGAAGGCTCGTTAGAATTAGACAATGTTGCTAATGTTTCAATCACAGTAGACGATTATATGGTTGTATTAAGAGATGTAAATATTAAAGCTGGCGAAAGAGAAATGTTCCCATTAGATGGAGAATTTACTGCTTTTGATATTCATGATCATCATGGTGCACCAATGATCACTTCAGTGACTGTTACTGTTGAAAATGGTCAAATCGTTGCTTATTATATTGATGCATTACAATCAGATGCAGATACATTTGAGTGGAACGCTTTAACTAAAAAAGAATTAGGTGACGACTATGGTATGGTTGAATATGGCGGCGCTATTGCAGAATGGTACGAACAAGCTGCTTTAATTGAAGCATATTGGTTAGAAAACGGAGTAAAATCAGTTACTACTGATGAAACTACAGTTATTGATAATGTTGCTGGCGTTACTATAAAAGATGGTGGATATACTGCTTTAGCAGCTGAAGCTGTTGAATTGGCTAAAAATGGAATTTTCCAAGCTTATACACCTTCTATGTCTCATGGTAAACCACAAGTGACATGGGTTGTATTAGAAATGAAAGCTGATGCTAGTATTGAAAAATTAACTTTAGATGTTCTACAATCAACAATTACTGAAGGCGTATTTGCATGGAATCCTTTAACAAAACAAGAATTAGGATTTGATTATGGTATGGTTGCTAATGGTGGCGCTACTTTAGAATGGTTTGAACAAGCTAATTTAATCACTGATTTCGTTATTGAAAATGGTGTAGATGCCTTATCAACAATTGATGTTGAAGGATCATTAGAGTTAGACAACGTGACTGGAGTTTCAATCACTGTTGATGATTATATCATCGTATTAGAAGACGTATTTACAAAAGTAACTGAATAATTAATTTCAATTCTCTTTGAATAAAAAGTCGCTGAATATAAGCGGCTTTTTTCTTTTATTAAAAAAAGAAAGCGCTTTATTTTTTCTGCTTTGATTGTTATAATAGAAGAGAAAGTTAGGTGATATTTTGATATATATAAACGGAGAAAATCTTGACTTAAATACTTTTATTAAAATCGTGTTAGAACATGAAAAAGTTGCAGTTGACAAGTCAAGTATAGAAAAAGTTAATAAAGCATGTGAATATGTTAAAAAAGTGGTTGAATCAGGTGTACCTACATATGGTATAAATACAGGATTTGGACAGTTAAGTACTCTTTCAATCAATAAGGAAAATACATCTCAGTTACAAGAAAATCTTATTAAAAGCCATGCATGTGGCGTTGGGAAACCATTAGAAGAAGTTTATGTTCGTGGCATGTTGTTGTTGAGAGTCAATGCTTTAATCAAAGGTTATAGCGGTATCAGATATGTTGTTATTGAAAAAATGTTAGAGTTACTCAACAATAACTTATTACCTTTGGTATACTCAAAAGGTTCTTTAGGCGCTAGTGGAGATTTAGCACCCCTATCTCACATGGCTTTGCCTCTTATTGGACTTGGTGAAGTCACATACAAGGGTAAAATATATCCTTCTCATATTGGATTAGAAAAAGCAGGAATTAAAGCGTTAGATGGCTTGGTTGCTAAAGAAGGTTTAGCCTTAATAAACGGAACACAAGCAATAACATCCATTGCAGCTGTAACCATGTATCATGCACTTAATCTTTTTAACTTAAGTGTCCATACTTTAGGCATTACTATGGAAGCTTTAAAGGGTATTAAAGATGTCTTTGATGATGAAATTCATCTTTTAAGAAATCAAAGTGGTCAACAGTTTGTTGCTAAGAGATTAAGAGATATCTTAGTTGATTCAAAATTAATGACTGTTCAAGGTGAGCTAAGAGTACAAGATGCTTATTCTTTAAGGTGTTCACCACAAGTCTTAGGAGCTTCTCTAGATGCAATTCAATATGTTTATGACATTATTGAAAAAGAAATGAATGCTGTGACTGATAATCCTTTGGTATTTGCAGATAGAGATAAAGTTATTAGTGCTGGTAACTTCCATGGCCAACCATTAGCTCTAGCTATGGATTTTTTAGGCATAGCAATGAGTGAAGTTGCCAACATTTCAGAAAGAAGACTTGAGAGAATGGTCAATTCTTCTTTGAGTAATGGCTTGCCACCTTTCTTAGTAAAAAATCCTGGTATTAATTCTGGTTTCATGATTGTCCAGTATTCAGCCGCTGCCCTTGTAAGTGAAAACGAGGTCTTATCACATCCTGCATCTGTGGATTCTATTCCTTCATCGGCTAATCAAGAAGATCATGTTTCTATGGGTAATCATGCTGCTAGAAAAGCTTCAGAAATCATTGAAAATGTATATAATGTTGTATCTATGGAGTTATTAACTGCCTTGCAGGCCATTGATTTTAATCATCCAGCTAAAATGAGTTCAAAAACAAAGAAGATATATGATTACATAAGAAAAGAAATTCCTTTTATTGAAGATGATGTTGTCATGTATGAAAAAATACACTTGATTGAAAAATTGGTAAGATCTAAAGAATTTATTAGAATGATTGATTAGGAGGATAAAATGGAAAATTTACTCAAACAAATATTCAATGAATTACCTCGTCCTTGTGAATTTGAAAAGGGTATACGAAGAGCACCAAAAAGAGACTTTAATTTATCAAAAACTGAAACTGAACTGGCTTTAAAGAATGCATTAAGATATATACCCAAGGAGTGGCACAAAGACTTAGCGCCAGAGTTTCTAGAGGAATTACTAAGTCGTGGTAAAATCTATGGTTATCGTTTTAAACCAAAACATAGAATTTATGGAAAACCAATCAATGACTACCCAGGCAAAATAATCGAAGCAAAAGCTTTTCAAGTGATGATAGATAATAACCTAGACAATGATATTGCCTTATATCCATATGAACTAGTAACTTATGGAGAAACAGGTTCAGTTTTTCAAAACTGGATGCAATATCATTTTGTGAAAAAATATCTACAAGAAATGAATGATGAACAAACACTAGTGATAATGTCAGGACATCCATTAGGTTTGTTTAAGTCAAGCAAACAATCACCTAGAGTCATTATCACCAATGGGTTAATGATAGGTGCATATGATGACTTAAAGAATTTTAATAGAGCTTCATCTTTAGGTGTTGCAAATTATGGACAAATGACTGCTGGAGGATGGATGTATATAGGTCCTCAGGGTATTGTTCATGGGACGTATTCGACTTTACTTAATGCTGGACGAATGAAATTAGGAATTCCAGAAGATAAAGACCTCAGAGGGAAATTATTCGTATCCTCTGGTTTGGGCGGTATGAGTGGGGCTCAAGGTAAAGCAATTGAAATAACCGGTGGTGTTGGTATTATAGCTGAAGTCGATGAATCAAGAATTAAAACAAGGTATGACCAAGGCTGGGTTAGCAAAATTACAACTTCTGCACAAGTTGCTTTTGATTTGGCAAATGATGCCCTTAACTTAAATAAAGCAGTGGCTATTGCTTATCACGGAAATATTGTTGATTTATTAGAATATGCACTTAACAACCAAATTCACATCGATTTGTTAAGTGACCAAACCTCTTGCCATGCAGTTTATGAAGGAGGTTATTGTCCTGTTTCTATGTCTTTTGAAGAAAGAACAGATTTATTGCAAAACGATATAGACTTATTTAAAAAATTAGTTGATCAAACTCTAATTAGACACTTTAATGTAATCAAGAAACTTGTTGAAAAAGGTACATATTTCTTTGATTATGGAAACTCATTTATGAAAGCCATTTATGACGCAGGTGTTGTTGAAATTTGTAAAAATGGTGAAAATGATTTAGATGGATTTATTTGGCCATCCTATGTTGAAGATATTATGGGACCGGTTTTATTTGATTATGGTTATGGTCCATTTAGATGGGTTTGTTTGTCGGGCAAAGAAGAAGACTTAGATAAAACAGATCAAGCTGCTATGATGGCAATAGATCCTGATAGACGTTTCCAAGATCGTGATAACTATGAGTGGATTAAGGATGCTAAAAAGAATAAATTGGTGGTAGGAACCTTAGCTAGAATATTATATCAGGATGCTTATGGAAGACTAAAGATTGCTTTAAAATTTAATGAAATGGTTAGAAATCATGAGATTGGTCCAGTTATGTTGGGTAGAGACCACCATGATACTGGAGGAACAGATTCACCTTTTAGAGAAACATCTAACATTAAAGATGGATCAAATATCATGGCTGATATGGCCACTCAAGTTGCTCTAGGAAATACTGCCAGAGGCATGTCTTTAGTTGCTTTACATAATGGTGGTGGTGTTGGAATTGGCAAAGTTATAAACGGCGGTTATGGTATGGTATTAGATGGCTCATATGAGACAGACGAAATTTTAAAATCAGCCATGTTACATGATGTGATGACTGGTGTTACAAGACGCGCTTGGGCAAGAAATGAAAATGCTATGGCGACCTGTGAAGAATACAATCAAATTGATAACAATTCATTGGTGACATTACCTGAAATTACGGATGAAGCAATGATTCATTCATTGGTTAATATATATTATCAAAAGGGAGGAAAATAATGGCTAAAATAGTAGAATGTGTCCCTAATTTTTCTGAAGGAAGAGATAAGGATAAGATTGAAAGAATCATTTCAGTATTAAAAAATAATAAGCAAATAAAACTCATTAATTATGAAGCTGATGCTGATTATAATCGTACAGTTGTAACTTTGATTGGCGAACCAGAGCCAATGATTGATGCAATCATTGAATTAACTGAAGTTTGTTTAAAAGAAATTGATTTAAATAAACATAGTGGAGAACATGCGAGAATGGGCGCTATTGATGTTATTCCTTTTATACCTATTCATGATGTTAAAATGAGCGAATGTGTCTCATACGCTGAAAAAACAGGGCAACTGATTAGTGAGAAATTTAATATACCTTGTTTCTTATATGCAGAAGCTGCAAGACATGAAGATAGGGTATCTTTGCCTAATATTCGTAAAGGCGAATTTGAGGGTATGGAAGAAAAAATCAAGGATCCACATTGGAAACCTGATTTTGGACCTGCAAAAAGACATCCATCATTTGGTTCCATTGGAATTGGCGCAAGAGATTTCTTGATTGCATATAATATTGATATAGATACTAGAGATGAAAAGAAGACAAATAATTTTGCTAAAGCCATTAGAAACTCTAGTGGAGGTTTTTCTTATGTGCAAGCTGGCCCTGTCTACTTAGAAAATAGAGGTCATACTCAAGTAACTATGAATATATTGAATTATAAGAAAAACCCTATTTATCGAGTTTTTGAAACTGTGAAAATGGAAGCGAAAAGGTACCATTATAATGTACCTTCAGCGGAAATTGTTGGTTTAATTCCTAAAGATGCTATTATGCGATCTTTAAAATATTATTATGCTGTTAATGATATTGAATTTAATGAAGATATGTCTTTTGACGATATTGTTAGAGATGCAGCAAATTACTTACAATTAAGGGATTTTCACAAATCAAAAATTATCGATTATTTCTTATAGGTCGATCTATGAAAACGATTATATACAATATTAAAACAATATATACATCTACAGAAAAACCCCCTGTTAAGGGTAAAAATATGTCTTTAATTAGAGAGATTCATGATCCATATATCATTATAGAAGATGATATTATCAAAGCTGTAAAGACAGGAGACTACCATAAGGATTTAAGCGATTCATGTGAATTGTATGATGCGAAAAATAAAATTATGGTTCCAGGACTCATTGACTCACACACACATTTAGTTTTTGCTGGTTCTAGAGAATCCGAGTTTAGTAAAAAAATTGCTGGTGTGCCATATTTAGATATTTTAAAAGCAGGTGGAGGTATTTTAAATACTGTTGAAGCTACAAAGAATGCTAGTTTTGATGAACTTTATCAACAATCGAAAAAATCTTTAGATCAAATGTTAAGGTTCGGTGTGACTTCATTAGAAGTAAAATCAGGTTATGGTTTAGATCTTCAAACGGAAATGAAACAACTTAAAGTGGCAAAGAAACTTAATGAAAACCATCCTATTGATATATATATTACATATCTTGGTGCCCATGCTTTACCAAAAGAATATAAAGACCGAAGACAAGAATATATATCACAAATTATTGCAGATTTACAGATAATAAAAAATGAGAAGTTAGCTGAGTACGCTGATGTATTTTGTGAAACAGGCGTTTTTACTGCAAAAGAAACAAATGAAATTTTAAGTCATGCTAAAGCCTTGGGCTTTAAATTAAGGTTACACGCTGATGAAATTGATTCGATTGGCGGTAGTAAAGTGGGCATTAATATGCAAGCGAAAACCCTTGATCACTTAATGGCCATTACTGAAGAAGATATGGATTTATTGGCGAAGTCAAAGACGATTGCTAATTTATTACCATCAACATCATTCTTTTTAAATAAGGATTATGCACCTGCAAGAAAAATGATTGACAAAGGTGTGGCGATTGCAGTATCAAGTGATTATAATCCAGGATCAACACCTTCAGAAAATTACCAGTTAACCTTACAGATTGCAGGCAATAAACTGAGAATGTTGCCAGCAGAAATATTAACTGCATCGACAATGAATCCTGCATATTCTTTGGATATTCATGATATTGTTGGTAGTATAGAAGTGGGAAAGAAAGCTGATTTGGTATTATTAGATTGTCCTAATTTAGATTACTTTATCTACCATTATGGGATTAATCATACATTTGCAGTATTTAAAAATGGTAAATTATTAGTTGAAAATCAAAGAATAGTAGGTGAATAAAATGAAATTAATAGATATGACAGTTCGGGAATTTATAGATACTTTAGCCAGCGACGCTGTTGCTCCAGGCGGTGGATCGGTTAGTGCTTTATCTGGAGCAAACGGTGCTGCTTTAATTGTTATGGCAGGTGAATTAACTTATAACAAAAAGAAATTTAAAGAACTTGATGAAGAAATAAAAAAAGCATACAAAGATAATGTAAACTTTTTTTCTAATGCAAAGTCAAGATTTTTAAAATATGTTGATGAAGATACAGATGCTTTTAACCTTATAATGTCTGCCTTTAAGATGGCAAAAGATACTGAAGCTGAAAAAGAAAAAAGAAGTTTAGAAATTCAAAAAGCTACAGTAGAAACAATTAGAGTACCTTTGGAAGTTTGTAGATTATCTCTTGAATCTATGAGAAAAATTGCTGATGTGATGCAATATTCAAATAAGAATACCATTTCTGATCAAGGAGTGGGTGTGATGATGTTGCATACAGCGCTTCAAGGGTCTGCTATGAATGTTTTAATTAATCTAAGTGGTCTTCATGACCAAGAACAGGCTCAAGAATATAGAAGAATTGTTGAAGATATAAAAGAAGAAGCAAATACATTAAGAGTATCTTTATTAGAAAATGTTAATTTATAAGGGAGAGAAAAATGAAAATATTCGCAGATACCGCAATTATTAAAGAAATTGAAGAAGTCAGTCAATGGGGAATAATTTCTGGAGTAACAACCAACCCATCATTGATAGCTAAATCTGGAATCACCTTAGAAGAAGCTATGAAAAAGATTGTTGATTTAGTTGATGGTCTAATCAGTGCAGAGGTGAATGAAGGTAAGGCCGATGATATGGTTAAAGAAGCAAGAGTATATGCAAAGATGCATAAGAACATTGTGATAAAAATACCTATGACCATAGAAGGAGTCAAAGCCGTTAAACAACTAACATCTGAAGGTATAAAAACCAATGTTACCTTAGTTTTTTCTATGTCACAAGCTTTAATGGCCGCTTCAGCCGGCGCGACTTATGTGTCACCATTTATGGGTAGGTTGGATGATTTAAATAATGCTAAAGATGCAGGCTTTAACTTGGTTAAAGACATTAAAGATATGTTTAAAACTTATCATTTTAAGACAGAAATTATCGCAGCTTCTATTAGACATCTTGACCATGTTGATCAATCAATGAAAGCTGGGGCTGACATTGCGACCATCCCATATAAGGTATTAAAAGAGATGGTTGAACATGAATTAACCAGAAAGGGTTTAAAGATTTTTGCAGAAGCAGGTAAATAATAATACATGAGATATTGAGTGAATGACCAAGAAAAAGTCATTCACTTTTTCTATGTTTTATCACAAAATAATCACAATCATTTTATGGTAATCTTCTAAATATATATGATATAATAAATCAACCGACCATGTGGTCGGATTCAAATTACTAAGAGGTGTATTTATGAGCAAATATAGTGTAAGAAAACCAATCACTGTATTGATGGGTATATTAATAATTATTGTTTTAGGAATTTATTCTGTGACAAAGTTGCCTTTGTCATTATTTCCTGATATTAACTTACCCTTTATTGTAACAGTGACAACTTACCCTGGAGAAAATCCAGAAACTATTGAAAAAGAAGTAACTCAAAAAATTGAATCTTCTGTAGCAACTATTGGAAATTTTACAGAAATTCAATCTACAAGTTATGAGAATTTCTCACTTTCAATCATCACTTTTGCAGAACAGACCAATATGGATACTGTTGTTATTGAGATGAGGGAGAACATTAATAACATAGAATTTGCTGAAGGGGTTGGAAATACTAGAATATTAAGGATTTCTCCTGATATGTTACCGGTAATGACCATTACTTTATCTCAGACATATGATGAAGAACTTACTGATGAACAAATCTTAATTAGAAATACTCAATGGATTAATAATGAAGTATTAAGTAAATTAAATAGTATTGAAGGCATAGCTGATGTTACTTTAACTGGAGCTTCTGATACAGTTTTACAAATTAACTTAGATCAAGATAAATTAACTACTTATCAACTAGATCAAACAAGTGTACT harbors:
- the hutH gene encoding histidine ammonia-lyase, producing the protein MIYINGENLDLNTFIKIVLEHEKVAVDKSSIEKVNKACEYVKKVVESGVPTYGINTGFGQLSTLSINKENTSQLQENLIKSHACGVGKPLEEVYVRGMLLLRVNALIKGYSGIRYVVIEKMLELLNNNLLPLVYSKGSLGASGDLAPLSHMALPLIGLGEVTYKGKIYPSHIGLEKAGIKALDGLVAKEGLALINGTQAITSIAAVTMYHALNLFNLSVHTLGITMEALKGIKDVFDDEIHLLRNQSGQQFVAKRLRDILVDSKLMTVQGELRVQDAYSLRCSPQVLGASLDAIQYVYDIIEKEMNAVTDNPLVFADRDKVISAGNFHGQPLALAMDFLGIAMSEVANISERRLERMVNSSLSNGLPPFLVKNPGINSGFMIVQYSAAALVSENEVLSHPASVDSIPSSANQEDHVSMGNHAARKASEIIENVYNVVSMELLTALQAIDFNHPAKMSSKTKKIYDYIRKEIPFIEDDVVMYEKIHLIEKLVRSKEFIRMID
- a CDS encoding urocanate hydratase, yielding MENLLKQIFNELPRPCEFEKGIRRAPKRDFNLSKTETELALKNALRYIPKEWHKDLAPEFLEELLSRGKIYGYRFKPKHRIYGKPINDYPGKIIEAKAFQVMIDNNLDNDIALYPYELVTYGETGSVFQNWMQYHFVKKYLQEMNDEQTLVIMSGHPLGLFKSSKQSPRVIITNGLMIGAYDDLKNFNRASSLGVANYGQMTAGGWMYIGPQGIVHGTYSTLLNAGRMKLGIPEDKDLRGKLFVSSGLGGMSGAQGKAIEITGGVGIIAEVDESRIKTRYDQGWVSKITTSAQVAFDLANDALNLNKAVAIAYHGNIVDLLEYALNNQIHIDLLSDQTSCHAVYEGGYCPVSMSFEERTDLLQNDIDLFKKLVDQTLIRHFNVIKKLVEKGTYFFDYGNSFMKAIYDAGVVEICKNGENDLDGFIWPSYVEDIMGPVLFDYGYGPFRWVCLSGKEEDLDKTDQAAMMAIDPDRRFQDRDNYEWIKDAKKNKLVVGTLARILYQDAYGRLKIALKFNEMVRNHEIGPVMLGRDHHDTGGTDSPFRETSNIKDGSNIMADMATQVALGNTARGMSLVALHNGGGVGIGKVINGGYGMVLDGSYETDEILKSAMLHDVMTGVTRRAWARNENAMATCEEYNQIDNNSLVTLPEITDEAMIHSLVNIYYQKGGK
- the ftcD gene encoding glutamate formimidoyltransferase; this translates as MAKIVECVPNFSEGRDKDKIERIISVLKNNKQIKLINYEADADYNRTVVTLIGEPEPMIDAIIELTEVCLKEIDLNKHSGEHARMGAIDVIPFIPIHDVKMSECVSYAEKTGQLISEKFNIPCFLYAEAARHEDRVSLPNIRKGEFEGMEEKIKDPHWKPDFGPAKRHPSFGSIGIGARDFLIAYNIDIDTRDEKKTNNFAKAIRNSSGGFSYVQAGPVYLENRGHTQVTMNILNYKKNPIYRVFETVKMEAKRYHYNVPSAEIVGLIPKDAIMRSLKYYYAVNDIEFNEDMSFDDIVRDAANYLQLRDFHKSKIIDYFL
- the hutI gene encoding imidazolonepropionase — translated: MKTIIYNIKTIYTSTEKPPVKGKNMSLIREIHDPYIIIEDDIIKAVKTGDYHKDLSDSCELYDAKNKIMVPGLIDSHTHLVFAGSRESEFSKKIAGVPYLDILKAGGGILNTVEATKNASFDELYQQSKKSLDQMLRFGVTSLEVKSGYGLDLQTEMKQLKVAKKLNENHPIDIYITYLGAHALPKEYKDRRQEYISQIIADLQIIKNEKLAEYADVFCETGVFTAKETNEILSHAKALGFKLRLHADEIDSIGGSKVGINMQAKTLDHLMAITEEDMDLLAKSKTIANLLPSTSFFLNKDYAPARKMIDKGVAIAVSSDYNPGSTPSENYQLTLQIAGNKLRMLPAEILTASTMNPAYSLDIHDIVGSIEVGKKADLVLLDCPNLDYFIYHYGINHTFAVFKNGKLLVENQRIVGE
- a CDS encoding cyclodeaminase/cyclohydrolase family protein, which encodes MKLIDMTVREFIDTLASDAVAPGGGSVSALSGANGAALIVMAGELTYNKKKFKELDEEIKKAYKDNVNFFSNAKSRFLKYVDEDTDAFNLIMSAFKMAKDTEAEKEKRSLEIQKATVETIRVPLEVCRLSLESMRKIADVMQYSNKNTISDQGVGVMMLHTALQGSAMNVLINLSGLHDQEQAQEYRRIVEDIKEEANTLRVSLLENVNL
- the fsa gene encoding fructose-6-phosphate aldolase — its product is MKIFADTAIIKEIEEVSQWGIISGVTTNPSLIAKSGITLEEAMKKIVDLVDGLISAEVNEGKADDMVKEARVYAKMHKNIVIKIPMTIEGVKAVKQLTSEGIKTNVTLVFSMSQALMAASAGATYVSPFMGRLDDLNNAKDAGFNLVKDIKDMFKTYHFKTEIIAASIRHLDHVDQSMKAGADIATIPYKVLKEMVEHELTRKGLKIFAEAGK